Sequence from the Fragaria vesca subsp. vesca linkage group LG4, FraVesHawaii_1.0, whole genome shotgun sequence genome:
TTCCAATCCAAGTATGAGTTTATGAATAATCACTCTGATGGTCCATCTTCATTGTCCTCAAGCTGGATATGTCCAAGATAGTAATTTGTTTTGCATACAACAAACATGTCTAACTGAGGTTTTGCCACTGTAAGCCAAAGATATAGGAAAATGTATCAAAATCCATAAGTCGAATCTGTAAGAGTTTCAGCAATATGCTTTACAAAAACAGGTATAGCAATTCTGCAATGAGGTGCATGGTGGTAGTTCAGCACTGGGAGTGACTTTAAAGAAAAGTCTATATTCCAGATGCTAAGAGAATAAAAACTCATTGTTATGACATGAGTTGAACAACAAAAGTTATTGTTCATCTGATATAGTTATTGAATGCAAAGCAAAAGAATTGAAATAAAATCACTTTAGGTATAGTTTAATGGATGAACAGGTCAAATAAGGCTTTAATGCAAATATATTCTCCCACGCAGTAGGTTGTAATTGATTACTTTCAGTTCATGCTAATGCACAATATCAATTATCCCAGATTCTTCCTTGGCAAAATGCCGACTGCTAAATTGATAATTATAGTTACCAAGTAAGTTGCAATTGCAGTAACATGGATATCATGAACTGATCATAAATCTAAGTCTGTAAAGTAGAGTCCATGAAACGCTACCACGTACATAACCAGATATCTCAGAGAAAAAAGGAATCTAAGCATTGACTAAACCACTGCCACAATATTTATAGAAAATGAAGCTGACAGATACCAAATCATACGTGCGCACACACACATATAAAACAGAAAACACAGAGATGCATGAAATCAGGAAAGAAGATCATGTGAGTACCCATGTCATTCTCTTCACTGATCATGGATTGCTTGAATATAGACTGGTAGTTATTAGGCAATTTCAACAGAACACTCTCTTCAAGATGCTTCTCCAAATCAACAAGACACCTATTTCCAAAGAAACATCAAACCACAATGAACCTCAAGCATAAGCTTTCACCAAAAGAATACAAACTAATGATGCAGGCTAGAGTCCTCACGTTTTTGCAAATGCCTTCTCTTGTTTAGAGAGACGGTTGTAGAGTTCTGCAGTGGCTAAGATGTGAAAGATGTATTTCTCAATCTGCAAAAGAAAGTCACTCGAAAATAAATAACAAGAACGACTAACATCTAAACTCGTTAAAGATCTCTGTAGCATTATGCGCTTATTATCAAGCCCAAATTGTCCAAATAACTTTGTTTTAACCAAATGATTATCAAGCATGAGGTAAGTGCTACTGTTTCTCTAGCACACACAAAATGAAGAGTAGCTTTCAAATGCAATGAGAAACACAACAATTGAACAGTGTAGCCCCACCTTCTGCAGCCGAATCCGGAGATAAGATCTCAACAAGAATTGAGTCCTGTCCAAATCCATCTGGTAGAGTGATACATTAAGTGGATCAACACCAGACTGAGCATCTTGCTCCACATTTTCTTCCTGTAAATCACACACACCCAATTGGGATCAAACAATAACACAACCCACAAAGTATAAACAAAATTCATCTACTTTTGTAACAATTCAAATCACCCCAAATTCCAATTCAACCTAATTCAGATCCACGACCAAAAGACTCGAATTGTATCAGAAATTTCAAACAAAGATAGAATTTTTAGATAAACCAAGCAACAAGATTGAAGCAAAACTCAAACTGACCACCAATTCGATCTGACCGGTGAGCCTGGCAATCAAATCAGTCTCGAATTTCAAAATCTCCGGCGCCGCCTTCTCCTGCCGCCACGCCCTCTTCAGAAGCTCCACATCAGTCGTCTGAATCAACGTCTCGTATTCCTCCGTTGACCCTTCTCCGTCTCTCCCGTCCATCCGATCTGATTACCAAATCTTCCTCCTTTCTCCTTTCTTCGCTGAAAATAGTCGAGTATCAAGCATCAACTAAACCAATGGGATTTGAGCGGGAAAAATAGAATATAATTCGCGCCAAAAACCTCAACGGAAAGACCTCAATACCCTTTATCACAAACTATTGAGGAATGACAGGAGGGAGAAGGGTTTCAAAGCTCAATTTTTTAACGTCGTTCACACCCACAATATTACTATCTACACCCGGGCCCAAACTCTATATAAACACACGTGGCGAAATCGGGAGGGTTCACTAGAGAAACAGTGGCGGGTAAATCACAGAGTGGGAGAAGAAGCCCCCCTATATATGGTTGTTTAAGGATGACAATGCCTTAAAGCTTTGAGCTTTTTGACGTTCCCCTAAGAATCAGTCTCAGATCTGAAGGGCGCCAACACCATTCAATCGATAATCA
This genomic interval carries:
- the LOC101296374 gene encoding DNA replication complex GINS protein SLD5-like — encoded protein: MDGRDGEGSTEEYETLIQTTDVELLKRAWRQEKAAPEILKFETDLIARLTGQIELVEENVEQDAQSGVDPLNVSLYQMDLDRTQFLLRSYLRIRLQKIEKYIFHILATAELYNRLSKQEKAFAKTCLVDLEKHLEESVLLKLPNNYQSIFKQSMISEENDMVAKPQLDMFVVCKTNYYLGHIQLEDNEDGPSEVNQRPLEEPFEMEPDVLYFVRYKAIKRFVEEGRIDLF